The following proteins are encoded in a genomic region of Plasmodium chabaudi chabaudi strain AS genome assembly, chromosome: 1:
- a CDS encoding ATP synthase-associated protein, putative, translating to MLRLNNVRLFFKSKIRLSGGKQHPKWVVKDKEKYNIYTYDNSYYGENFRYNNFILHIRSYKYYIDYIIENVYRSLKNGGNFFILPLKNIILKHNPDVRYQLVALMAFFGTTSAITCYHNSIYQNIIDVTNMLELGLVDDMKDNNFFDTQSELQNKNINDYSQDHERLNELWEKALKDSTEKNSFNEMCNYLSIKDGEQIASFKPKHIWRYNMIPYGENNPDTQTFPIPSYEKPFRSFALNFTYNNLSGNWGDYIDRRDNKGSLLRPSRYMFTDVIIPATK from the exons ATG TTGCGATTAAATAATGTGAggcttttttttaaaagtaaaattcGATTAAGCGGTGGGAAGCAGCACCCAAAATGGGTTGTAAAGGAtaaggaaaaatataatatatacacatatgaCAATTCATATTATGGGGAAAATTTcagatataataattttatactcCATATAAGATCgtacaaatattatattgattatataatagaaaatGTTTATAGAAGCCTTAAAAATGGTGGGAACTTTTTCATATTGccactaaaaaatattattttaaaacataatcCAGATGTTCGTTATCAGTTAGTAGCCCTTATGGCTTTTTTCGGGACCACTTCCGCTATTACTTGCTATCATAATTccatttatcaaaatattattgatgTTACAAATATGCTAGAATTAGGATTGGTTGATGATATGaaagataataatttctttGATACACAAAGTGAAttacaaaacaaaaatattaatgattATAGCCAAGACCACGAAAGGCTAAATGAGCTATG gGAAAAGGCGTTGAAAGATTCAACAGAAAAAAACAGTTTCAATGAAATGTGCAATTATTTATCCATTAAAGATGGTGAACAAATTGCTAGTTTTAAACCAAAGCATATATGGAGATACAACATGATACCTTATGGAGAAAACAATCCAGATACACAGACCTTCCCTATCCCATCATATGAAAAACCTTTCAGATCATTTGCTTtaaattttacatataataatttatccGGAAACTGGGGAGACTATATTGATAGAAGAGACAATAAAGGATCCTTATTAAGACCATCAAGATACATGTTTACGGATGTGATAATACCCGCAACGAAATAA
- a CDS encoding AP2 domain transcription factor, putative, with protein sequence MLGRYLMNNKPYNKFTYIIISHATNLELLNKNFSTFVQCKINPPSLFGLAFSYDKKFFGVKRVVQKRKYMLKLIQPHQECFDAEKYKKYLEKEKLREKIDINNINIDNEKEVELYEDYLLNYKYNKREVEKNAVLPLSLLSSSFIRRAIYSNRENVLKSLKNINWKKYCCNVKGVRWHASGAWRVYFCKRNYQHNFFVKCDCYFRVSIYGFEKSKELAVLYRKRLEYEYILLMKRWKEIEMENAKKRKIIKESAKKYNGSDEEQEDDEQIINSTYNNEN encoded by the exons ATGCTTGGAAGATATTTGATGAATAACAAAccttataataaatttacatacataattattagTCATGCTACTAACTTAGAATTATTGAATAAAAACTTTTCCACATTTGTTCAATGCAAAATTAACCCGCCCTCATTATTTGGTCTAGCTTTTTCTTATGACAAAAAGTTCTTTGGAGTAAAAAGAGTGGTTCAAAAGAGAA AGTACATGTTAAAATTGATACAACCACATCAAGAATGTTTCGATGCagaaaaatacaaaaaatatttagaaaaagaaaaattaagagaaaaaatcgatataaataatataaatattgataATGAGAAAGAGGTGGAATTATATGaagattatttattaaattataaatataataaaagagaggttgaaaaaaatgcagTTCTCCccttatcattattatcatccTCCTTCATAAGAAGAGCTATTTATTCAAATAGagaaaatgttttaaaaagtttaaaaaacattaactggaaaaaatattgttgtAATGTTAAAGGTGTAAGATGGCATGCTAGTGGGGCATGGCGTGTCTATTTTTGCAAAAGAAATTATCAgcacaatttttttgttaaatgtGATTGCTATTTTCGTGTAAGTATATATGGGTTTGAAAAAAGCAAAGAGCTAGCTGTTCTTTATAGGAAAAGGCTagaatatgaatatatactaCTAATGAAAAGATGGAAAGAAATAGAAAt GGAAAATgctaaaaaaaggaaaattattaagGAGTcagcaaaaaaatataatggcTCTGATGAAGAACAAGAAGACGATGagcaaataattaattcaaCTTACAATAATGagaattaa
- a CDS encoding SWIB/MDM2 domain-containing protein, putative, whose translation MEPIDNLNPNNAFVDIYFAKEDVIKKLYSSVLTRTIKEIDEKKFNLIETSIKYENEINKCIDISNYYINEAFSSALKTEELRRKLRIHIYTVFNDGDKEINYPVDIKIENSENIYKYAVPSSFTFNIHGYILNKDENDYDSSESENVRSKKVKFENIYGNNLITPKEDDWKYSGTEIDDISENNEKIDYCNTSVMKFTSFFSTIMVVRDKETIIYDKKNKNYYDCDKLTFTRIINERKKETIKIFLFLDQKIPFFELSPDLKNLMKSSEETMPEIIKRIYEYSLENDLVGSNSVMKTDEVLKPILEVDEYEFSDLPNLLQKHLSIQKPIVLEHIVDLENEDESESIYDIVIDTFEPYMTLDEGKCKKFVLDSHHLNNLVNFLKINEINDNKQSELNDGKDSNKSTKCKMESHEDSATEETDEINKRENDENGNTKEVNDSKSESTQSIKEESLDSDINELDNDKIKNTQKNNMPSCISISIFEKMNDIQNEINNIDDDIINILCKIKQKNSLMLRYTNFYENPCAFIDHVMNSKFPNNMENLNDHNYVYDQSANINDDNYYTMPWVHRGISKYLLIKNKNIDDVLKSVLNSMNLDYKRKNDDINSNGNTKKKVNFGAENFNQRFKEHMNYNYNNPELNNNHMNNNINGYDYFGNKNMNYNQPVQNYPYNNMNYENNIPVPMDNYSPSGFNNNMQPNQFMGNMNPENNYMQNNDNNFNTYNNQQVPPYPPQYMNFPFNGANPQNNFNPMYDGNMPMDIYSNNNFYNSNNFGS comes from the coding sequence ATGGAACCCATCGATAACTTAAACCCAAATAATGCATTTgttgatatttatttcgcGAAAGAagatgtaataaaaaagttatatagTTCAGTTTTAACAAGAACAATTAAGGaaattgatgaaaaaaagtttaatttaatagaaacatcaataaaatacgaaaatgaaataaataaatgtattgATATAagtaattattatataaatgaagcATTTTCATCTGCGTTAAAGACAGAAGAATTAAGGCGGAAATTACGGATTCACATATATACAGTCTTTAATGATGgagataaagaaataaattatcctgtagatataaaaattgaaaattctgagaatatatataaatatgccgTACCATCATCTTTTACTTTTAATATTCAtggttatattttaaataaagatgaaaatgattACGATTCATCAGAATCTGAAAATGTACGTtcaaaaaaagttaaatttgaaaatatatatggtaataatttaataacacCTAAAGAAGATGATTGGAAATACTCAGGTACAGAAATCGATGACATATCTGAAAATAATGAGAAAATTGATTATTGTAATACGAGTGTTATGAAATTCACATCCTTTTTTTCAACAATAATGGTTGTGAGAGATAAAgaaacaattatatatgataaaaaaaataaaaattattatgattgTGATAAATTAACATTTACAcgtataataaatgaaagaaaaaaagaaacaataaaaatatttttatttttggatCAAAAAATACCATTTTTTGAACTTTCAcctgatttaaaaaatttaatgaaatCATCTGAAGAGACAATGCCTGAAATCATAAAACgtatttatgaatatagtTTAGAAAACGATTTAGTTGGCTCTAACAGTGTTATGAAAACTGATGAAGTGTTAAAACCAATATTAGAGGTTGATGAATATGAGTTTTCGGATTTACCAAATCTTTTGCAAAAGCACTTATCCATACAAAAACCAATAGTTTTAGAACATATTGTCGatttagaaaatgaagatGAATCTGAAAGCATATATGATATTGTCATTGATACTTTTGAACCTTATATGACTTTAGATGAAGGGAAATGCAAGAAATTTGTACTTGATTCtcatcatttaaataatttagtaaattttttaaaaattaatgaaataaatgataacaaACAATCGGAATTAAACGATGGGAAAGACTCTAATAAATCTACCAAGTGTAAAATGGAATCACATGAAGATTCGGCCACCGAGGAAACAgacgaaataaataaaagggaaaatgatgaaaatggaaatacGAAAGAAGTGAATGATAGCAAAAGTGAATCTACACAATCTATTAAAGAAGAATCTCTTGATAGtgatataaatgaattagataatgataaaataaaaaatacacaaaaaaataatatgcctTCTTGTATTTCAATTTCAATATTTGAAAAGATGAATgatatacaaaatgaaataaataatattgatgatgatattataaatatattatgtaaaataaaacaaaaaaatagtttaatGCTACgttatacaaatttttatgaaaatccATGTGCATTTATTGATCATGTTATGAATAGTAAATTTCCAAATAATatggaaaatttaaatgatcataattatgtatatgatCAATCAGCTAATattaatgatgataattattatacgATGCCATGGGTTCATAGAGgtatttcaaaatatttattaattaaaaataaaaatattgacgATGTTCTTAAATCCGTTTTAAATTCAATGAATTTAGATTATAAgagaaaaaatgatgatataaaCTCAAACGGAAATacaaagaaaaaagtaaaCTTCGGTGCagaaaattttaatcaACGCTTTAAAGAACatatgaattataattaCAATAACCCAGAATTAAACAACAACCATATgaacaataatattaatggatatgattattttggaaataaaaatatgaattacAACCAACCTGTGCAAAATTATccttataataatatgaattatgAAAACAATATCCCAGTCCCTATGGATAATTATTCACCTTCGggttttaataataatatgcaacCTAATCAATTCATGGGAAATATGAATCccgaaaataattatatgcaaaataatgataataattttaatacatataataatcaaCAAGTTCCACCATATCCACCACAATATATGAACTTTCCTTTTAATGGGGCAAACCCtcaaaacaattttaatccAATGTATGATGGCAATATGCCtatggatatatattcaaataataacttttataattcaaataattttggcTCATAA
- a CDS encoding succinate dehydrogenase subunit 3, putative gives MPNKLIRKDAFYLPALFLGGASLSHYFASKELDEIEKETTKSIWGFSTGVVIGLIIGICIGTNYYYIFNKIFSFFDYFMKDDSEEKRN, from the coding sequence atgcCTAATAAGCTCATAAGAAAAGATGCATTTTATTTGCCGGCATTATTTTTGGGAGGGGCGTCTTTAAGTCATTACTTTGCATCAAAAGAATTGGATGAAATCGAAAAAGAAACTACAAAATCAATTTGGGGTTTTTCAACTGGTGTAGTAATAGGACTAATAATAGGCATATGCATAGGGACCAactattattacatttttaataaaatattttcattttttgattattttatgaaagaCGATTcagaagaaaaaagaaattaa
- a CDS encoding 60S ribosomal protein L39, putative, protein MGSIKTFRLKQRLGKCKKQNRPVPHWYRLRKDTKIRYNTKRRHWRRTKLGL, encoded by the exons atg ggATCAATTAAAACATTCAGATTAAAACAAAGACTTGGAAAATGCAAGAAACAAAATAGGCCCGTACCTCACTGGTATAGATTGAGAAAGGATACCAAAATAAg ATATAACACTAAGAGAAGACACTGGAGAAGAACTAAATTAGGATTATAA
- a CDS encoding basal complex transmembrane protein 1, putative: MMKNESKIIEKEMDNITVNINNSNDFNKIIHEIKSKQFYNESRKSSKMGKSKLITQKINGSDNDGTKITNEFEAYMNKRVPNKIRKEKETTLHTLKNDQSIRKRNLSDTPIFPRITSLILDHDKDNTNSDYSYKTKNTKDYKINRHDSNTKIEKSTVYDIYAKTLKKLSIEGENNEESYYNDNSNIIQEKINRNRADLHTNESDASSHISTSVYETKNSSIEKNRNNLKEKAIRNKDRNTKGRKKKKSDLIHRYNTNDSDNANFNTSRGNDTKDSYYNSFENSNLSNEEYTYKTNDGTYKQKKKYKKKSKKENTFYYTNEERDKTYSNESSFSQENLSVKGNGNYRKGGNNNEINNISENESNLNDHSSLSIENLKDKEGKNYNLIKKKKKNSLNNSDNNSEKDGSPKSLKIGNEMNMYHSLNDKIYKKRSTIYSRESLKYDKSDITTTDSEYNMNDKYQKYIKKQIPHIEDDYRNKEKLLNIVNSKNILSIRKILIIMREFYIGFIGLQLIYFITYLLFGSNSVYLIQIISISCTFFSLLDANYHGYLLNGFIDMCIAIFLNIAIIENIAGFITLQLNSVLRNITISNVVFLYFFSIFSFLNSYFIYKLHSLERKNIKYVIESIESKVDNDVKNKA, translated from the coding sequence atgatgaaaaacgaaagtaaaataattgaaaaagaaatggaTAACATTACggttaatataaataatagtaacgactttaataaaattatccatgaaataaaatcaaaacAATTTTACAATGAAAGTAGAAAAAGTTCAAAAATGGGAAAGtcaaaattaataacacaaaaaattaatggtAGTGATAATGATGGTACAAAGATAACAAATGAATTCGAGgcatatatgaataaaagagttcctaataaaattagaaaagaaaaagaaacaacTCTACacacattaaaaaatgatcaaAGTATAAGGAAACGGAATTTGTCAGATACACCAATATTCCCACGCATTACTTCATTAATCTTAGATCATGACAAAGACAACACTAATTCAGATTATTcttataaaacaaaaaatacaaaagattataaaataaatagacATGATTCTAATACGAAAATTGAGAAAAGTACCGTATATGATATTTATGCGAAAACATTGAAAAAACTTTCCATTGAAggagaaaataatgaagaaagtTACTACAAtgataatagtaatataatccaagaaaaaataaatagaaaTAGAGCAGATCTTCATACTAATGAATCGGATGCATCATCACATATTTCCACTTCAGTATATGAAACCAAAAATTCGagtattgaaaaaaatagaaataatcTAAAAGAAAAAGCTATAAGAAATAAAGATAGAAATACAAAAggacgaaaaaaaaaaaaaagtgattTAATCCATCGATATAATACGAATGATTCAGATAATGCGAATTTTAACACATCAAGAGGAAATGATACAAAAGATTCCTATTATAACTCTTTTGAAAATTCAAACTTAAGCAATGAGGAGTATACTTATAAAACCAATGATGGAACATAtaaacagaaaaaaaaatataaaaagaaatcgaaaaaagaaaatacattttattatacaaatGAAGAAAGAGATAAAACGTATTCCAATGAATCATCTTTTTCTCAGGAAAACCTTAGTGTAAAAGGAAATGGAAATTATAGAAAAGGTGGCAATAAtaacgaaataaataatatatctgAAAATGAAAGCAATTTAAATGATCATAGTTCTTTATCGATTGAAAATCTTAAAGATAAAgaaggaaaaaattataatttaattaaaaaaaaaaaaaaaaatagcttgAATAATTCTGACAATAATTCCGAAAAAGACGGCTCCCCAAaatcattaaaaattggtaatgaaatgaatatgtatcattcattaaatgataaaatatataagaagAGAAGCACCATATATTCGAGAGAAAGTTTAAAATATGACAAATCCGATATAACTACAACTGATTCggaatataatatgaatgataaatatcaaaaatatattaaaaaacaaataccTCATATTGAAGATGATTATAGaaacaaagaaaaattattaaatattgtaaacagtaaaaatattttaagtaTTAGGAAAattctaataataatgagaGAATTCTATATTGGATTTATAGGATTGCAactgatttattttataacataTCTTTTGTTTGGAAGTAATAGTGTATATTTGATTCAGATCATTTCGATATCATGTACCTTTTTTTCACTATTAGATGCTAATTATCACggatatttattaaatggaTTCATTGATATGTGTAtagcaatttttttaaatatagccattatagaaaatatcGCTGGTTTTATAACCTTACAATTGAACAGTGTGTTAAGAAATATAACCATATCAAATGTAGTTTTCCTCTATTTcttttcaatattttcatttttaaacagctattttatatataagttaCATTCCcttgaaagaaaaaatattaaatacgTTATAGAAAGCATTGAATCGAAGGTAGACAATgatgttaaaaataaagcataG
- a CDS encoding SNARE associated Golgi protein, putative translates to MKKEKHKITPQEKNVPDSQIKNNNVKTNLFYIILIFLTYILGVILYICVMPGMNEDSKKKLRVLAPKNFKDLKNILSVGKIKILYEALISYRNEHGIALLILLSLFYISYNSFPLFLWWMTGAGSGITILIGAFYNYTFSIIYCTMLSILASLIAYVVYGMYGKSVIEYLLKDPLAKFNEQLNKRVKTTFDLFSYIAILRLTPIFPNTLINILAPCLSLPVIPLVFATLVGNLPNIIILVSIGQTINRLSSIDMTHQFYVPIAFIVLLIVFQRIMKYTYVEPKKDKQS, encoded by the exons atgaaaaaagaaaaacacAAAATAACTCCccaagaaaaaaatgttccCGATtcacaaataaaaaacaacaaTGTTAAAACAaaccttttttatattatattgatatttttaacatatatCTTAGGAGTCATactttatatatgtgtaatgccag GCATGAATGAAGACAGTAAAAAGAAGCTAAGAGTATTGGCTCCCAAAAATTTCaaagatttaaaaaatatattaagtgttggaaaaataaaaattttatatgaagCTTTAATATCATATAGAAATGAACATGGCATAGCATTATTGAttcttttatcattattttatatttcttataattCATTTCCACTATTTTTATGGTGGATGACAGGAGCTGGTAGTGGCATAACAATATTAATAGGggcattttataattatacattttctataatatattgtacAATGCTATCCATACTAGCTTCTTTAATTGCGTATGTTGTTTATGGTATGTATGGTAAATCAGTAATAGAATACCTTTTAAAAGATCCACTTGCAAAGTTTAATGaacaattaaataaaagagTGAAAACAACTTTTGACTTATTTTCCTATATAGCAATTTTAAGATTAACCCCTATTTTTCCAAACACCTTAATAAACATACTTGCACCATGTTTATCCCTACCTGTTATTCCACTTGTGTTTGCTACACTTGTTGGGAACCTTCCcaatatcattatattaG TTTCGATAGGTCAAACCATTAATAGATTGTCATCAATTGATATGACACACCAGTTTTATGTACCCATAGCTTTTATAGTACTATTGATAGTTTTTCAGAggataatgaaatatacgTATGTTGAAccaaaaaaagataaacaATCATAG